The Alnus glutinosa chromosome 7, dhAlnGlut1.1, whole genome shotgun sequence genome includes a region encoding these proteins:
- the LOC133874136 gene encoding scarecrow-like protein 9, protein MDSRLRGFLDPTNGIQLGNQSFSVLSNQNLVAGPRFENAFLDHNFRESHYLQPDQTPSHIALSSSEAHGNDYPEDCDFSDTVLGYISQILMEEDMEDKTCMLQDSLELEAAEKSFYDLLGKKYPPSPVHSTNYIDGNGESPDDIHHVSSSFFGDNNLIQNQRDYSYTPQLQSLPLYSISQSSYGSSNSVISSVDGLVDSPSSSLQVPDLNSENQSVWQFRKGAEEATMFLPRGSELFFNLEANGLFYREPKTGNSELAVKMEKKEEGEYSTNGSRGKRHCYEEDGDKDDERRSKQAAVYIESTLRSEMFDKVLLINNAEGRDHVSNLREALPNETSRTVLKNGVGKTVSQNGKSKGSNGGRGRGKKQSGNKEVVDLRTLLIQCAQAVAADDQRSANELLKQIRQHSSLFGDGNQRLAYCFADGLEARMAGTGSQIYKGLVSKRRSAADILRAYHLYLAACPFRKMSNFASNRMIMSAAAKATRIHVIDFGIRYGFQWPTFIQKLSLRPGGPPKLRITGIECPQPGFRPAERVEETGRRLANYAESFHVPFEYYPIAKKWETIQVEELKIEKDEFLVVNCLYRGKNLHDESVSVRSSRDIVLNLIRKINPDIFIHGIVNGSFNAPFFVTRFREALFHYSALFDMLETLVPREDRERMVIEKEIFGREALNVIACEGWERMERPETYKQWQFRNLRAGFAQLPMDRDIVKKAVDKVRSSYHKDFVIDEDSRWLLQGWKGRIIYALSCWKPA, encoded by the coding sequence ATGGATTCGCGTCTTAGGGGGTTTTTGGATCCCACTAATGGAATACAATTGGGAAATCAATCTTTTTCGGTTCTTTCGAATCAAAACCTTGTTGCCGGACCCAGATTCGAGAATGCCTTTCTAGACCACAATTTTAGGGAATCTCATTACCTTCAACCGGATCAGACACCGAGTCATATAGCATTGAGCTCGAGTGAGGCCCACGGGAATGATTACCCGGAGGACTGTGACTTCTCTGATACTGTTTTAGGGTATATTAGTCAGATTCTTATGGAAGAAGACATGGAGGATAAGACTTGCATGCTTCAAGATTCTTTGGAACTTGAAGCTGCTGAGAAATCCTTCTATGATTTGCTTGGGAAAAAGTACCCCCCTTCCCCGGTACATAGCACGAATTATATTGATGGAAATGGTGAGAGCCCAGATGATATTCACCATGTAAGTAGTAGCTTTTTTGGTGATAATAACTTGATTCAAAATCAAAGAGATTATAGTTATACCCCCCAATTACAAAGTCTTCCTCTTTATAGCATTTCTCAGTCATCTTATGGCTCTTCAAATAGTGTGATTAGCAGTGTGGATGGTTTAGTAGACTCTCCCAGTAGTAGTCTTCAGGTGCCGGATTTAAATAGTGAGAATCAATCTGTTTGGCAATTCAGGAAGGGGGCTGAGGAGGCTACGATGTTTCTTCCTCGTGGAAGTGAgttgttttttaatttggaaGCAAATGGGTTGTTTTATCGGGAGCCAAAGACAGGAAATAGCGAGCTGGCAGTCAAGATggagaaaaaggaagagggGGAGTACTCAACTAATGGGTCTAGGGGAAAGAGGCATTGTTATGAGGAGGATGGAGATAAAGATGATGAGAGGAGGAGCAAGCAAGCTGCTGTATATATCGAATCCACTCTGCGGTCTGAGATGTTTGATAAAGTGTTGCTTATTAATAATGCAGAAGGTAGGGACCATGTGTCTAATCTTCGTGAGGCCTTGCCAAATGAAACAAGCAGAACTGTACTGAAGAATGGGGTAGGCAAAACTGTGTCACAGAATGGGAAATCAAAAGGATCTAATGGTGGAAGGGGACGTGGTAAGAAACAAAGTGGAAATAAGGAGGTGGTGGATTTGAGAACTCTCCTAATTCAATGTGCCCAAGCTGTTGCAGCTGATGATCAGAGGAGTGCAAATGAATTGCTAAAGCAAATCAGGCAGCACTCTTCTCTTTTTGGGGATGGAAATCAGAGACTAGCATATTGTTTTGCTGATGGGCTTGAGGCACGCATGGCTGGTACTGGTAGCCAGATCTATAAAGGCCTTGTTAGTAAAAGAAGATCTGCTGCCGACATCTTGAGAGCTTACCATTTATACCTTGCTGCATGCCCGTTTAGGAAGATGTCTAATTTTGCTTCAAACAGGATGATAATGAGTGCAGCAGCGAAGGCCACAAGGATCCATGTCATAGACTTTGGTATCCGTTATGGTTTCCAATGGCCCACCTTTATTCAGAAGCTCTCATTGAGACCTGGTGGTCCCCCAAAGCTTCGAATTACTGGAATAGAATGTCCCCAACCTGGCTTTCGGCCAGCAGAGCGAGTTGAGGAAACAGGACGTCGCTTAGCAAATTATGCTGAGAGTTTCCATGTGCCATTTGAGTACTACCCCATTGCAAAAAAATGGGAAACCATTCAAGTTGAGGAACTTAAAATTGAGAAGGATGAGTTCCTTGTTGTTAACTGTTTGTATCGAGGTAAGAACTTGCATGATGAATCTGTCTCTGTTAGGAGTTCAAGAGATATTGTCCTCAATTTGATAAGGAAGATCAATCCTGATATTTTCATCCATGGGATTGTTAATGGCTCCTTCAATGCCCCCTTCTTTGTTACCCGGTTCCGAGAGGCATTGTTCCACTATTCTGCACTGTTTGATATGCTTGAAACACTTGTACCTCGTGAAGATCGGGAGAGGATGGTTATTGAGAAAGAGATCTTTGGCAGGGAGGCTTTGAATGTTATAGCTTGTGAAGGCTGGGAGAGAATGGAGAGGCCGGAGACATACAAACAGTGGCAATTCCGAAACCTAAGAGCTGGGTTTGCCCAGCTGCCTATGGACCGGGACATTGTGAAGAAGGCAGTGGATAAGGTGAGGTCGAGCTACCACAAGGATTTCGTAATTGATGAAGATAGCCGGTGGCTGTTGCAAGGATGGAAGGGGCGGATCATCTATGCCCTTTCTTGTTGGAAACCTGCTTAG
- the LOC133873034 gene encoding eukaryotic translation initiation factor 3 subunit B-like: MADLMVMNDVQETADRLGIDLASVNLDDIRLPPGQDFGILSDDEDLHQGDNVELDSGFGNVVIVDNLPAVPREKFEKLEGVIRKIYSQIGLIKDDGLWMPIDPETQKTMGYCFIEFNTPLEAELAREKTNGYKLDRSHIFALNMFDDFDTFMKVPDEWAPPESKPYTPGENLQQWLTDEKARDQFVIRAGSDTEVLWNDARHLKPEPVYKRAFWTESFVQWSPLGTYLATVHRQGAAVWGGDSTFNRLMRYAHAQVKLIDFSPGERYLVTYSSHEPSNPRDANRVVINIYDVRTGKVTRDFKGSADDFAIGGTGGVTGVSWPVFRWAGGKEDRYFARIGKNIISVYETETFSLIDKKSLKIENVVDFCWSPTDPILAIFVPELGDHPARVSLMQIPSKDELRQKNLFSVSDCKMYWQSNGDYLAVKVDRYTKTKKSTYTGFELFRIRERDIPIEVFELENKNDKIIAFAWEPKGHRFAVIHGDNPRPDISFYSMRSANNTDKVKKLTTLKGKQANALFWSPAGRYIILAGLKGFNGQLEFYNVDELETMATAEHFMATDIDWDPTGRYVATVVTSVHEMENGFNIWSFNGKLLYRILKDHFFQFLWRPRPPPFLSPEKEEEIAKNLKKYTKKYEAEDQDVSLLLSEQDREKRRMLKDEWEKWMNEWKQLHEDEKLERQKLRDGEVSDEEEEEYEAKEVEVEEILDVTEEVISFEE; the protein is encoded by the exons ATGGCGGACCTGATGGTTATGAACGACGTACAGGAAACGGCGGATCGGCTCGGCATCGATCTCGCCAGTGTAAACCTTGACGACATTCGCCTCCCACCGGGCCAAGATTTTGGCATACTAAG TGATGATGAAGATCTACATCAAGGGGATAATGTTGAGTTAGACTCTGGGTTTGGCAATGTTGTCATTGTTGACAATTTGCCTGCTGTGCCTCGGGAGAAGTTTGAAAAGCTAGAAGGTGTTATTCGTAAAATCTACAGTCAGATTGGTCTGATTAAGGACGATGGGCTGTGGATGCCTATTGATCCTGAGACCCAGAAAACAATGGGCTACTGTTTCATTGAGTTTAATACTCCTCTG GAAGCTGAGCTCGCTAGGGAGAAGACAAATGGATACAAGCTGGACAGGTCTCACATTTTTGCGTTGAACATGTTCGATGACTTTGATACGTTCATGAAAGTTCCAGATGAGTGGGCCCCTCCTGAATCTAAGCCATATACTCCAGGG GAAAATCTTCAACAATGGCTGACTGATGAGAAAGCTCGTGATCAGTTTGTCATTCGTGCTGGTTCGGATACTGaggttttatggaatgatgcgAGGCATCTAAAGCCTGAGCCTGTTTATAAGCGTGCT TTCTGGACTGAAAGTTTTGTGCAGTGGTCTCCACTGGGAACTTACTTGGCGACAGTTCACAGGCAAGGTGCTGCTGTTTGGGGAGGTGACAGTACTTTTAATCGCCTTATGCGTTATGCGCATGCTCAG GTGAAACTAATTGATTTTTCCCCTGGTGAGAGGTATTTAGTTACCTACAGCAGCCATGAACCGAGTAATCCCCGTGATGCGAAT AGGGTTGTCATAAATATTTATGATGTAAGAACTGGAAAGGTTACGAGAGATTTCAAGGGAAGTGCTGATGATTTTGCTATTGGAGGAACTGGCGGTGTTACAGGGGTGTCGTGGCCTGTCTTCAG atGGGCTGGTGGAAAAGAGGACAGATATTTTGCCAGAATTGGGAAAAACATTATTTCTGTCTATGAAACAGAGACCTTTTCACTAATTGACAAGAAATCCTTGAAGATTGAAAATGTTGTGGATTTCTGTTGGTCACCAACTGATCCGATTCTTGCAATCTTTGTTCCTGAACTGGGGGACCATCCTGCTAGG GTGAGTCTTATGCAAATACCAAGTAAAGATGAGTTAAGGCAGAAAAACCTTTTCAGTGTTAGTGATTGCAAAATGTACTGGCAAAGCAATGGGGATTATCTGGCGGTTAAGGTTGATCGAtatacaaaaactaaaaaaagcaCATACACAGGCTTTGAGCTTTTCCGCATAAGAGAAAGGGATATTCCTATTGAGGTTTTTGAGCTTGAGAATAAAAATGATAAGATCATTGCCTTCGCTTGGGAGCCAAAAGGCCACAGGTTTGCAGTTATCCATGGTGATAACCCAAGACCTGATATAAGTTTTTACTCCATGCGTTCTGCCAACAATACAGACAAGGTTAAAAAGCTTACCACTCTGAAAGGAAAGCAGGCAAATGCCCTTTTCTGGTCACCTGCTGGCCGTTACATAATACTTGCAGGATTAAAGGGTTTCAACGGACAGTTGGAATTTTACAATGTTGATGAACTTGAAACCATGGCAACAGCTGAGCATTTTATGGCGACAGATATTGATTGGGATCCCACCGGAAG GTATGTTGCAACCGTAGTGACTTCAGTTCATGAGATGGAAAATGGTTTCAACATATGGTCCTTCAATGGCAAGCTACTTTATAGGATTCTGAAGGATCATTTCTTTCAG TTTTTGTGGCGCCCAAGGCCGCCACCATTCTTGAGTCctgagaaagaggaagaaattgCAAAGAACTTGAAGAAGTACACTAAAAAGTATGAGGCGGAGGACCAGGACGTCTCATTGCTATTGAGCGAGCAGGACCGCGAGAAGCGGAGGATGCTGAAGGATGAATGGGAGAAGTGGATGAATGAGTGGAAGCAGCTGCATGAAGATGAAAAGCTGGAGAGGCAGAAACTCAGGGATGGAGAAGTGAGCgatgaagaggaggaggagtacGAGGCTAAAGAAGTCGAAGTTGAGGAGATACTAGATGTTACAGAGGAGGTCATTTCTTTTGAGGAGTAA